A DNA window from Desulfatiglans sp. contains the following coding sequences:
- a CDS encoding BamA/TamA family outer membrane protein yields MSILLFLSVVFRCSYCLCKEEAAYKVEFRGIKNNDLLNPVRDLSQTLELSSRPAGSISMLRKRVREDIDLFQRFLKSEGYFKAEIRESIETNKSPWLVAFDFIINRRFILESADISFTDDIKEEIRRPDLSQAGIVLKQPYRSKDILDGEKRLLLLLQKQGFPYPVVVNRDVVADHDTESVKVHFLFNPGRRAQFGKTSFSGLIQVDPAFLIKLIPWKEGDQYNPGLLTAYYSELMNLGLFSIVRIIETKGQSEETMLVEVNVAERKHNTVSAGVNYHTDEGPGLKFSWENRNLFRHGERLGLNVTLSDYLTTAESTFKKPLFLRRDQSLRFSIQKSYEDPDAYTSDSFSGSIFIDRQLTVKLDTGLGLTYKWSEIDQLGIVNRFSQISLPLHLGIDTSDDLLDPVRGSRFSVKITPFYELSHESLFFNKGIINYRHYLKIMDDPVSILAGSVTFGIIKGAGHTEIPATERFYAGGGGSVRGYPFQSVGPISGTTPLGGKSLLEMSLESRWRITKNMGLVLFLDGGSAFTERPFGRGEDIRWGTGMGFRYFTPIGPLRLDIGIPLDKREGIDNSFQIYISLGQAF; encoded by the coding sequence GTGTCTATATTATTATTTTTAAGTGTGGTTTTTAGATGTAGTTACTGCCTCTGTAAAGAAGAGGCCGCCTATAAGGTTGAGTTCAGAGGAATAAAGAATAATGACCTCCTGAACCCTGTTCGCGATCTCTCCCAGACCCTTGAGCTATCATCAAGGCCCGCTGGCTCAATAAGCATGCTCAGAAAGAGGGTCAGGGAAGATATCGATCTGTTTCAAAGGTTCCTCAAGTCAGAGGGTTACTTCAAGGCTGAGATCAGGGAAAGTATAGAGACAAATAAAAGCCCCTGGCTAGTTGCCTTTGATTTTATTATCAACAGGAGGTTTATACTTGAATCGGCTGATATATCTTTTACCGATGATATCAAGGAGGAAATCAGAAGACCTGATCTCTCCCAGGCCGGAATTGTATTAAAGCAGCCATACCGCTCAAAGGATATACTTGATGGAGAGAAGAGGCTGCTTCTCCTTTTACAGAAACAGGGGTTTCCCTATCCTGTTGTGGTAAACAGAGATGTGGTGGCAGACCATGATACCGAGTCTGTCAAGGTCCATTTTTTATTTAACCCCGGACGGAGGGCGCAGTTTGGAAAGACATCATTCAGCGGGCTTATACAAGTTGACCCGGCGTTTCTAATAAAACTGATTCCCTGGAAAGAGGGAGACCAGTATAACCCGGGGCTTCTTACAGCCTATTATTCAGAACTGATGAACCTTGGCCTTTTTTCTATAGTGAGGATCATAGAGACAAAGGGTCAATCAGAAGAGACCATGCTGGTAGAGGTTAATGTTGCTGAGCGTAAGCATAACACTGTAAGCGCAGGGGTGAACTACCATACAGATGAGGGTCCGGGTCTCAAATTTTCATGGGAAAATAGAAACCTGTTCAGGCATGGTGAAAGGCTGGGGCTGAATGTGACCCTGTCAGACTATCTAACAACAGCAGAAAGTACCTTTAAAAAGCCTTTGTTCCTGAGAAGGGATCAGTCTCTGCGGTTTTCCATTCAAAAATCCTATGAGGACCCTGATGCATACACCAGTGACAGTTTTTCAGGATCCATCTTTATCGACAGGCAACTGACAGTAAAGCTGGATACTGGCCTTGGGCTCACATACAAGTGGTCAGAAATAGATCAGCTTGGTATTGTTAACAGATTTTCCCAGATCTCTCTACCCCTTCACCTGGGTATTGATACCAGTGATGACCTGCTTGATCCTGTGAGAGGCAGCAGGTTCTCAGTCAAGATTACACCTTTTTATGAACTCTCTCATGAATCCCTGTTCTTTAATAAAGGGATTATTAATTACAGGCATTATCTTAAGATAATGGATGACCCTGTCTCCATACTGGCCGGGAGCGTCACATTTGGAATAATCAAGGGCGCCGGTCATACTGAGATCCCTGCCACTGAAAGGTTTTATGCTGGTGGAGGCGGATCAGTAAGGGGTTATCCATTTCAGTCTGTAGGCCCTATATCAGGCACAACGCCGCTTGGAGGAAAATCCTTGCTGGAAATGTCGCTTGAATCAAGGTGGAGGATCACAAAAAATATGGGGCTTGTCCTGTTTCTGGATGGTGGCAGTGCCTTTACTGAAAGGCCCTTTGGCAGAGGCGAAGATATCAGGTGGGGAACAGGCATGGGTTTCAGATACTTCACACCCATTGGCCCCTTAAGGCTCGATATCGGGATCCCCCTTGATAAAAGGGAGGGTATTGATAACTCCTTTCAGATCTATATCAGTTTAGGACAGGCGTTTTAA
- a CDS encoding DUF2062 domain-containing protein encodes MAQNSRIAYLKRQLKYLYLRLLHLKGEPHELALGMAIGVFAGMMPILPFQIALAVALALCFKASKITAAIGTWVSNPLNWYFIYFYDYKLGAYLLGLEGGHEVIKTIMAAINRHDEIEVIWNTLFSSGAAIVTALLIGGIIFGAIAALLTYPVFLWLFRKIREWRQKRKEKKGTRTYQKFKRRQK; translated from the coding sequence ATGGCTCAGAATTCCCGGATTGCCTATTTGAAAAGGCAGTTAAAATATTTATACCTCAGGTTATTACACTTAAAGGGTGAACCCCACGAGCTTGCTCTTGGTATGGCTATTGGTGTATTTGCCGGTATGATGCCGATACTTCCCTTTCAGATTGCCCTCGCAGTGGCGCTTGCTCTTTGTTTCAAGGCCAGTAAAATAACTGCTGCCATTGGGACATGGGTAAGTAACCCCCTGAACTGGTATTTTATCTATTTTTATGATTATAAACTTGGGGCATATCTGCTTGGCCTTGAAGGAGGGCATGAAGTCATAAAAACGATCATGGCTGCAATAAACCGGCATGATGAAATAGAAGTCATCTGGAATACCCTTTTTTCATCAGGGGCTGCCATTGTTACTGCCCTTCTTATCGGGGGGATTATATTCGGCGCTATAGCAGCTCTCCTCACTTATCCTGTGTTTTTATGGCTCTTCCGGAAGATAAGGGAATGGCGGCAAAAGAGAAAAGAAAAAAAGGGCACAAGGACATACCAGAAGTTCAAAAGGAGGCAGAAATAA
- a CDS encoding DUF1638 domain-containing protein codes for MKLKCICCDALARYAYFCVAKSPHLVDIELVSMGQHIKPKELNKTLQEKIDGVTNRSYDAILLCYGLCGKATAGLVCRDIPIIIPRAHDCITLCLGSKEEYKEQQRSCPGTIWYTKDYMERLDNATGGTGIGADSATLYDENAYEAMVKRMGKERADRIIASMSDMTKHYERIVFIEQGIVEDKKAEEFTHNEAIKKGWRFEKMMGDIRLIKGLMDGEWPDADYLYLKPGQKIAAGFGDMIVKAD; via the coding sequence ATGAAACTGAAATGTATTTGCTGTGATGCCCTTGCGAGATATGCCTATTTCTGTGTGGCTAAATCACCGCACCTTGTTGACATTGAGCTCGTATCAATGGGGCAGCACATAAAACCAAAGGAACTGAACAAAACCCTTCAGGAAAAGATAGATGGTGTCACAAATAGGAGTTACGATGCAATACTGCTCTGTTACGGGCTTTGCGGAAAGGCAACAGCCGGGCTTGTTTGCCGTGATATACCGATCATTATACCACGTGCCCATGACTGTATAACCCTTTGCCTTGGCTCAAAAGAGGAGTACAAAGAGCAGCAGAGGAGCTGCCCCGGCACCATATGGTATACAAAAGATTATATGGAACGTCTTGATAATGCAACCGGAGGAACCGGCATTGGGGCAGATTCCGCAACACTATACGATGAAAATGCATATGAGGCCATGGTTAAGCGCATGGGTAAAGAGAGGGCAGACAGGATAATTGCCTCCATGAGTGACATGACAAAACACTACGAGCGCATTGTCTTTATTGAGCAGGGTATAGTTGAAGATAAAAAGGCAGAAGAATTTACTCATAATGAGGCGATAAAAAAGGGGTGGCGTTTTGAAAAGATGATGGGTGATATCAGGCTGATAAAAGGTCTTATGGATGGAGAGTGGCCCGATGCGGATTATCTTTATCTTAAACCTGGGCAAAAAATAGCAGCAGGTTTTGGCGACATGATAGTAAAGGCAGATTAA
- a CDS encoding beta-glucosidase translates to MKVLLLLLILQAAVIAQENPAYKNQSLPVDDRVNDLVPRMTLEEKVAQLTSTMPMLGFGSDAETSFIDKDGKIVPERAVKYFKNGIGQISRPGMRLGPKEMAEFTNTVQKWVMENTRLGIPVMFHEEALHGLATGKATSFPQAIALASTWNPDLVNEVFTVIALEVRSRGAQQVLAPVLDIVRDPRWGRTEETYGEDPYLASRIGVAAVSGFQGNSVFIGKSNVIATGKHFAVHGQPENGTNVGPGNYSERVIREYFLKPFEAAVKEANLESIMPSYNEVDGIPSHANIGLLDGILRQEWGFKGHTVSDYYGIKELKEKHFVAASKEEAARQAIEAGVDIELPYTEMYDALIELVNKGVVSEGAIDKCVRRVLRSKFITGLFDDPFVDPDYAEKVYKAPAHKALALKAAREAIILLKNENNLLPLSKDKYKRIAVIGPNAKGVHLGNYSGFPEGGVDILQGIKNRLASGQELIYAEGCKITETDSTVFTFEDPKPADPIKNGERIKEAVKAAKDADVIILALGGNEFTSREAWIGHLGDRDSLELLGNQNDLVKEMLNLNKPVIVFLIHGRPNSINYIAENVPAILEGWYLGQEGGNAVADVIFGEYNPGGKLPLSVPRSVGQLPVYYNHKPTARRGYVDSTPKPLYPFGWGKSYTAFRYDSIKLSSDKIGTMGETVASVSVTNTGKLRGDEVVQLYIRDEVSSVTRPVKELKGFKRLSIEPNETKRIEFVIGPEELSLLNRDMHRVVEPGTFKIMAGGNSEELIEATLTVIN, encoded by the coding sequence ATGAAAGTACTACTCTTACTATTAATATTACAGGCAGCAGTTATAGCGCAGGAGAACCCAGCATATAAAAACCAGAGCCTCCCTGTTGATGACAGGGTGAATGACCTTGTTCCCCGGATGACCCTTGAAGAAAAGGTGGCCCAGCTTACAAGCACAATGCCCATGCTGGGATTTGGTTCCGATGCAGAGACATCATTTATAGATAAGGATGGGAAGATAGTCCCGGAGCGTGCGGTTAAATATTTTAAAAACGGTATCGGTCAGATATCAAGGCCAGGGATGAGGCTCGGGCCAAAGGAGATGGCCGAGTTTACAAATACCGTGCAGAAGTGGGTTATGGAAAATACAAGGCTCGGTATCCCTGTCATGTTTCATGAAGAGGCGCTGCACGGGCTTGCTACTGGAAAGGCAACCTCCTTTCCACAGGCCATTGCCCTTGCATCCACATGGAATCCTGATTTGGTAAATGAGGTTTTTACTGTAATCGCCCTTGAGGTGCGCTCCAGGGGGGCGCAGCAGGTGCTCGCACCGGTGCTTGATATTGTAAGGGACCCGAGATGGGGCAGGACAGAGGAGACCTATGGTGAAGACCCGTATCTCGCATCAAGGATAGGTGTTGCCGCTGTATCAGGCTTTCAGGGAAACTCCGTCTTTATTGGCAAATCCAATGTTATTGCAACAGGAAAGCATTTTGCCGTGCATGGCCAGCCTGAAAATGGCACCAATGTTGGGCCGGGGAATTATTCTGAAAGGGTTATCAGAGAATATTTTCTTAAACCATTTGAGGCAGCTGTAAAGGAGGCAAACCTAGAAAGCATCATGCCATCCTACAATGAAGTAGATGGCATCCCTTCCCATGCGAACATCGGGCTTCTTGATGGAATATTACGCCAGGAATGGGGCTTTAAGGGCCATACAGTATCTGACTATTATGGTATCAAGGAGTTAAAAGAAAAACATTTTGTTGCGGCCTCAAAGGAGGAGGCAGCCAGGCAAGCGATTGAGGCGGGCGTGGATATAGAACTCCCCTACACCGAGATGTATGATGCGCTGATCGAGCTGGTAAATAAAGGTGTGGTATCAGAGGGTGCAATAGATAAATGTGTGAGGAGGGTGCTAAGGTCAAAATTTATCACAGGCCTTTTTGATGACCCTTTTGTTGACCCCGATTATGCCGAAAAGGTCTATAAAGCCCCTGCGCATAAGGCCCTTGCATTAAAGGCGGCCAGGGAGGCAATAATCCTTTTAAAGAATGAAAATAACCTTCTCCCTCTTTCAAAGGATAAATATAAAAGGATAGCTGTAATAGGGCCTAATGCAAAGGGTGTTCACCTTGGAAACTACAGCGGGTTTCCTGAAGGGGGTGTTGATATTTTACAGGGGATAAAGAACAGACTGGCTTCAGGCCAGGAGTTGATCTATGCAGAGGGCTGCAAAATTACAGAGACCGATTCAACAGTCTTTACCTTTGAAGACCCGAAGCCTGCTGACCCAATAAAAAATGGAGAACGCATAAAGGAGGCGGTTAAGGCTGCTAAGGATGCGGATGTTATTATACTTGCACTGGGCGGGAATGAGTTTACATCAAGGGAGGCATGGATAGGCCACCTTGGCGACAGGGACAGCCTTGAGTTGTTGGGGAACCAGAATGACCTTGTAAAAGAGATGCTTAATCTTAATAAACCTGTTATTGTATTCCTTATTCACGGTAGACCCAATTCCATTAACTATATAGCAGAAAATGTGCCTGCCATCCTTGAGGGGTGGTATCTGGGTCAGGAGGGAGGAAACGCAGTGGCAGATGTCATTTTCGGGGAATATAACCCTGGCGGTAAACTGCCATTATCTGTCCCGAGGTCTGTTGGTCAGTTACCTGTTTATTATAACCATAAGCCCACTGCAAGGCGCGGGTATGTAGACTCAACGCCCAAACCCCTTTATCCATTCGGCTGGGGAAAGAGCTATACGGCATTCAGGTATGACAGTATCAAACTCTCATCTGATAAGATAGGTACAATGGGCGAAACAGTGGCGTCTGTTAGTGTGACAAACACCGGTAAACTAAGAGGGGATGAGGTGGTTCAGCTCTATATAAGGGATGAGGTAAGCTCTGTCACAAGGCCAGTGAAGGAGCTTAAAGGGTTTAAGCGTCTGTCCATTGAACCTAACGAGACAAAGAGGATTGAATTTGTGATAGGGCCTGAAGAACTCTCATTATTAAATCGTGATATGCACAGGGTTGTTGAACCAGGCACATTCAAGATAATGGCAGGGGGAAATTCTGAGGAATTGATTGAAGCAACACTAACGGTCATTAACTAA
- a CDS encoding peptidase S13, with amino-acid sequence MMNRNALLSVLKSLFMILAFGLVLLPHIADGVDLTYKERISRLVVNGSYTATKDGKTIFSYNSDTRFIPASIWKLTTALAALETLGKDYHFKTEFYQDNAHNLYIRGYGDPSLISEEIDIIFKALKKMGVSEINNIYLDNIRFEIPQITPGVSKSLNPYDVENSALAVNFNTIYFSVDQNGAITSAEKQTPTLSIMKEMGKGFKSGKHRINISKSRKNISRYVGELFRAIQERNGITRKGTSSEKEVPKDLDPLYVHYSSKALYEVIREMLFYSSNYTANQIFLTLGATAYGYPATWEKSSRFMRGYLDKNFPSSSKEMIFDEGSGISRNNLITATAMLEVLERFRPYAELLPLEKGRYIKSGTLNGVYTYAGYFNNKGNHDSFVIILNQKMNNRDRVLDLMEKWYRGFSK; translated from the coding sequence ATGATGAATCGTAATGCCCTGTTATCCGTTTTAAAAAGTCTTTTCATGATACTTGCCTTTGGCTTAGTTTTATTGCCGCATATTGCTGACGGTGTTGATCTAACCTATAAGGAGAGGATCAGCAGACTTGTAGTAAATGGAAGTTATACTGCAACAAAAGATGGAAAGACTATCTTTTCATATAACTCTGATACCAGGTTTATACCTGCAAGCATATGGAAGCTTACCACAGCCCTTGCCGCACTTGAGACCCTTGGCAAGGATTATCACTTTAAAACAGAATTTTATCAGGATAACGCCCATAACCTCTATATAAGGGGGTATGGGGACCCTTCGCTTATTTCTGAGGAGATTGATATAATATTCAAGGCCCTTAAAAAAATGGGGGTGTCAGAGATAAACAATATTTATCTTGACAACATCCGGTTTGAAATACCACAGATAACACCCGGTGTAAGTAAAAGCCTTAATCCCTATGATGTTGAAAACAGTGCACTTGCTGTAAATTTCAATACTATTTACTTTTCTGTTGATCAAAACGGCGCAATAACCTCTGCTGAAAAACAGACCCCGACACTTTCGATCATGAAAGAGATGGGCAAGGGGTTTAAGAGCGGCAAACACCGCATAAATATATCAAAGTCCCGTAAAAATATATCAAGGTATGTTGGTGAACTGTTCAGGGCCATTCAGGAGAGAAACGGGATTACCAGAAAAGGAACCTCCTCAGAAAAAGAAGTGCCGAAAGATCTTGATCCTCTGTATGTGCATTACTCATCAAAGGCACTTTATGAGGTAATTCGGGAAATGCTGTTTTATTCCAGTAATTATACCGCTAACCAGATATTCCTAACGCTTGGCGCGACAGCATACGGGTATCCGGCCACATGGGAAAAATCATCCAGGTTCATGCGGGGATATCTTGATAAGAATTTTCCCAGTTCATCAAAAGAGATGATCTTTGACGAGGGTTCAGGCATATCGAGAAACAACCTCATAACCGCAACAGCCATGCTGGAAGTACTTGAAAGGTTCAGGCCCTATGCTGAATTGCTGCCTTTGGAAAAAGGCAGATATATTAAATCAGGGACACTGAATGGCGTTTACACCTATGCAGGGTATTTTAATAACAAAGGAAATCATGACAGCTTTGTAATCATCCTTAATCAGAAAATGAATAACCGTGACAGGGTACTTGACCTGATGGAAAAATGGTACAGAGGCTTTTCTAAATAG
- a CDS encoding DUF169 domain-containing protein — protein MGELEKINKYSLEIEGLLRLKTPPIGIKFIKSEDEIPEHAIRPKRDKGIHLAQCQAFAMSRREGETVAILKEDQYCWAPLVAYGLASPDVIDAGINEAPDSVKGILKWTRELADALPSLPTGEYIGILSAPLSTAQFIPDVILIYFNNGQLRSALMALKFARGEYHVESDIEPFDSCVYSVVPVFLNGNYRVTFPDPGEYERALTDEDKVIFSMPVKRLDEFIDAVRQVERMGQGYTGLKKWMQPDFKRPEFYDIIFKNAGLDVNSKT, from the coding sequence ATGGGTGAACTTGAAAAGATAAACAAATACAGTCTTGAGATAGAGGGCCTTTTAAGATTGAAAACACCTCCAATAGGTATCAAATTCATAAAGAGCGAGGATGAGATCCCCGAACACGCGATTCGACCCAAAAGGGATAAAGGCATCCATCTTGCGCAGTGCCAGGCATTTGCCATGTCCAGGCGTGAGGGTGAAACAGTGGCCATACTCAAGGAAGACCAGTATTGCTGGGCACCCCTTGTTGCATACGGGCTTGCCTCCCCTGATGTTATAGATGCAGGTATTAATGAGGCCCCTGATTCCGTGAAGGGTATCCTGAAATGGACAAGGGAACTTGCAGATGCGCTCCCATCGTTACCGACAGGGGAGTATATCGGCATTCTATCTGCCCCTCTATCCACAGCACAGTTTATCCCTGATGTAATATTGATCTATTTTAACAATGGCCAGTTAAGAAGCGCGCTTATGGCGCTCAAGTTTGCACGGGGCGAATACCATGTGGAGTCTGATATAGAACCCTTTGATTCCTGTGTCTATTCAGTGGTGCCTGTATTCCTGAATGGGAATTACAGGGTCACTTTCCCTGATCCGGGCGAATATGAAAGGGCGCTCACCGATGAAGACAAGGTTATATTTTCAATGCCTGTAAAGAGGCTTGATGAATTTATTGATGCCGTAAGGCAGGTAGAGCGCATGGGGCAGGGTTATACCGGTTTAAAAAAGTGGATGCAGCCGGATTTTAAACGGCCTGAATTTTATGATATTATTTTTAAAAATGCAGGGCTTGATGTGAACAGTAAAACATAA
- a CDS encoding MBL fold metallo-hydrolase, translated as MNIKQHPPIEVTKNFYKLGTPAFPSFLSMGDFGMLIEGGTGPTFQIIVDQINYLGIDPKNIKYLVLTHTHADHIGGIPHFKRHWPHMKLIASPNAEKVFSKTELFHEFLVVDTGIAQLMKAKNEIDELPPVPEDYTFQVDQTVKEGDTLDLGQGVVWDVFETTGHSYCHLSFFDKKEGTLIVGDSTGFYVPEKDAFWPNYFVSLPDYCNSIRKLATLPAKRAVLSHNHIIEGDVKGHLKSAMDATRDYHNELLDRLERGDDPESIAIDKGRFVYSITDIQPFKVMYDLCKVMVMRSQKNGRDSDFSI; from the coding sequence ATGAATATAAAGCAACATCCCCCAATAGAGGTGACTAAAAATTTTTATAAACTTGGCACGCCTGCCTTCCCCTCTTTTCTATCAATGGGTGATTTCGGCATGCTTATTGAGGGAGGAACCGGTCCGACATTCCAGATTATTGTTGATCAGATCAACTACCTGGGGATTGACCCAAAGAACATTAAATATTTAGTACTGACCCATACACATGCAGACCATATAGGCGGCATCCCTCACTTTAAGAGACATTGGCCTCATATGAAGCTGATAGCAAGTCCGAATGCTGAAAAGGTGTTCAGTAAAACAGAGCTGTTCCATGAATTCCTGGTTGTTGACACCGGCATTGCACAGCTTATGAAGGCAAAGAATGAGATTGATGAGCTTCCTCCTGTGCCTGAAGATTACACCTTCCAGGTTGATCAGACAGTAAAGGAGGGCGATACCCTTGATTTAGGGCAAGGTGTTGTATGGGATGTCTTTGAGACCACAGGCCATTCATATTGCCATCTCTCATTTTTCGACAAAAAAGAGGGCACCCTGATCGTTGGGGATTCAACAGGTTTTTATGTGCCTGAAAAAGATGCATTCTGGCCGAACTACTTTGTATCCCTTCCGGATTACTGCAACAGCATAAGGAAGCTTGCAACTCTACCAGCGAAGAGGGCGGTTCTAAGCCATAACCACATAATAGAGGGCGATGTAAAAGGGCATCTTAAGAGTGCTATGGATGCAACTAGGGATTATCATAATGAACTCCTTGACCGCCTTGAAAGGGGCGATGATCCTGAATCAATCGCAATAGACAAGGGTCGTTTTGTCTACAGTATCACTGACATTCAGCCCTTCAAGGTCATGTATGACCTCTGCAAGGTTATGGTAATGAGATCACAGAAAAATGGAAGGGACTCGGATTTCAGCATATAG
- a CDS encoding MBL fold metallo-hydrolase: MDIEQIKVGFMDVFCYLVSCPRTKEALAIDPAGDEDFIFQRITETGLTLKYIVNTHGHADHTGGNGRIKELTGAQIIMHEVDNAFFSLPEWRNHALQMGFTPSPPADICVKDDDFIEVGDVKLKVIHTPGHTPGGMCLYGGGNLFTGDTLFVGAIGRTDFPGGDYDTFMNSINSRLMTLPDETIVWPGHDYGVTPSSTIGREKMTNPFL, translated from the coding sequence ATGGATATTGAACAGATAAAAGTAGGTTTTATGGATGTATTCTGCTACCTGGTGTCATGCCCCAGGACAAAAGAGGCCCTGGCAATTGACCCTGCAGGTGATGAGGATTTTATTTTCCAGAGAATAACGGAAACGGGCTTAACCCTTAAATACATAGTCAACACTCACGGCCATGCCGATCATACAGGTGGAAATGGCAGGATCAAGGAGCTTACCGGGGCGCAGATAATTATGCATGAAGTGGATAATGCGTTTTTCAGTCTGCCAGAGTGGCGTAATCATGCACTCCAGATGGGTTTTACCCCTTCGCCACCTGCTGACATATGTGTGAAGGATGATGATTTTATAGAGGTCGGTGATGTGAAGCTGAAGGTTATCCATACCCCCGGCCATACCCCTGGTGGCATGTGCCTATACGGGGGTGGTAATCTTTTTACAGGCGATACACTGTTTGTGGGCGCTATCGGCAGAACAGATTTTCCCGGAGGGGATTATGATACCTTTATGAACTCTATAAACAGCAGGCTTATGACACTTCCTGATGAAACAATCGTCTGGCCCGGACATGATTATGGGGTTACACCTTCATCCACAATCGGGCGGGAAAAGATGACCAATCCGTTCCTTTAG
- a CDS encoding PaaI family thioesterase codes for MHTENRVTKANKLKIKKPEGYFCFACGTANPIGLNLEFFAVGNKVITETTLNRYHVGWSDIAHGGIISTILDEVMSWTILYIKRCFFVTRKLEIKYIKPVKIGVPLIASGSILTNSEDDKIVKATGELRDNHNSLLAKASGEFIIIPREDIQQGFKDSEKEIFSLIDGLEKTEKR; via the coding sequence ATGCATACAGAAAACAGAGTAACAAAGGCGAATAAACTAAAAATCAAAAAACCGGAAGGCTATTTTTGCTTTGCATGCGGTACGGCAAACCCCATAGGTCTGAACCTGGAATTTTTTGCCGTTGGTAATAAGGTCATTACAGAGACAACATTAAACAGGTATCATGTGGGATGGTCAGATATTGCCCATGGGGGCATCATCTCTACAATCCTTGATGAGGTGATGTCATGGACCATCCTCTATATTAAGAGGTGTTTTTTTGTTACCCGGAAGCTTGAGATAAAGTATATAAAACCTGTTAAGATCGGTGTGCCTCTTATAGCAAGCGGAAGCATATTAACAAACAGTGAGGATGATAAAATAGTCAAGGCTACAGGCGAACTCAGGGATAATCATAATTCCCTGCTTGCAAAGGCCAGTGGGGAATTTATTATAATCCCGCGGGAGGATATTCAACAAGGGTTTAAAGATTCGGAAAAGGAGATTTTTTCCCTTATAGATGGGCTGGAAAAAACAGAGAAAAGATAG